One region of Arachis ipaensis cultivar K30076 unplaced genomic scaffold, Araip1.1 Aipa1124, whole genome shotgun sequence genomic DNA includes:
- the LOC107624671 gene encoding sucrose transport protein: MESLSSTKHNHNPSKPNSLHLENQPELPPEPSPLRKIIVVASIAAGVQFGWALQLSLLTPYVQLLGIPHTWAAYIWLCGPISGMLVQPIVGYHSDRCTSRFGRRRPFIAAGALAVAIAVFLIGYAADMGHMFGDSLEKKARPRAIAIFVVGFWILDVANNMLQGPCRALLADLAAGDQRKTRTANAGFSFFMAVGNVLGYAAGSYSGLHHIFPFTKTKACDVYCANLKSCFFLSIAMLLTLATAASIYVKEKPLSPEKSTAADAEDEGKSHGMPCFGELSGAFRELKRPMWILLLVTCLNWIAWFPFLLFDTDWMGREVYGGTVGVGKAYDMGVRAGALGLMLNSLVLGAASLGVEILARAVGGVKRLWGIVNFILAICLAMTVLVTKQAEHSRHFAPGSHDPLPPPGHVKAGALALFSVLGIPLAITYSIPFALASIFSTSTGAGQGLSLGVLNLAIVIPQMVISVTSGPWDALFGGGNLPAFVVGAVAAAASGILSIILLPSPPPDLAKAATAAGGGFH; this comes from the exons ATGGAGTCCCTTTCCTCCACCAAACACAATCACAATCCTTCTAAGCCTAATTCTCTTCACTTAGAGAACCAGCCTGAACTACCACCGGAACCAAGTCCTTTACGTAAGATCATCGTTGTGGCGTCTATTGCTGCAGGTGTTCAGTTTGGATGGGCTTTACAGCTCTCTTTGCTGACTCCGTACGTTCAGCTGCTTGGTATTCCACACACTTGGGCTGCTTATATCTGGCTCTGCGGCCCAATAAGTGGGATGCTCGTGCAGCCTATAGTAGGCTACCATAGTGACCGCTGCACGTCACGGTTTGGACGCCGGCGGCCCTTCATTGCTGCCGGCGCTTTAGCGGTTGCCATCGCAGTGTTCCTTATAGGCTACGCTGCTGACATGGGACACATGTTTGGTGACTCGCTCGAGAAGAAGGCCCGCCCGCGCGCCATAGCCATCTTCGTGGTCGGGTTCTGGATTCTCGACGTGGCGAACAACATGCTTCAAGGTCCATGCCGGGCACTCCTCGCCGACCTCGCTGCTGGAGACCAACGGAAAACGCGGACGGCTAACGCTGGCTTCTCGTTTTTCATGGCGGTGGGAAACGTCCTAGGATACGCCGCCGGTTCCTACAGCGGTCTCCATCATATCTTTCCGTTCACAAAAACGAAAGCATGTGATGTATACTGTGCAAATCTCAAGAGCTGTTTCTTCCTCTCAATCGCGATGTTGCTAACCTTAGCCACGGCGGCGTCGATATACGTCAAAGAGAAACCACTCTCGCCAGAGAAATCAACTGCGGCGGACGCCGAGGACGAAGGCAAATCACACGGCATGCCGTGCTTCGGAGAATTGTCCGGCGCGTTCCGCGAATTGAAGAGGCCGATGTGGATCTTGTTGCTGGTGACGTGTCTGAATTGGATCGCGTGGTTCCCGTTCTTGCTGTTCGACACCGATTGGATGGGGAGAGAAGTGTATGGCGGAACGGTTGGTGTTGGTAAGGCATACGATATGGGAGTACGCGCCGGAGCCTTAGGGTTGATGTTGAACTCGCTGGTGCTCGGAGCGGCGTCGTTGGGGGTGGAGATTTTGGCGCGTGCAGTTGGTGGAGTTAAGAGGCTTTGGGGAATCGTGAACTTCATTCTTGCAATTTGTCTTGCAATGACGGTTTTGGTTACCAAGCAAGCCGAGCACTCGCGCCATTTCGCCCCTGGATCACACGACCCTCTTCCGCCGCCCGGACACGTTAAGGCCGGCGCTTTGGCTCTCTTCTCCGTTCTTGGAATTCCCCTTGCG ATTACTTACAGCATACCCTTTGCTCTAGCATCTATATTCTCTACCTCCACAGGAGCAGGACAAG GGTTATCTCTAGGAGTTCTCAATCTTGCAATTGTCATACCTCAG ATGGTGATTTCTGTAACTAGTGGACCATGGGATGCTCTGTTTGGTGGTGGAAACTTGCCAGCATTTGTGGTGGGAGCAGTGGCAGCAGCAGCAAGTGGCATATTATCCATAATCCTGCTACCATCACCGCCGCCGGATTTGGCCAAGGCCGCAACTGCCGCCGGAGGAGGCTTCCATTGA